The genomic region GGCAGGTGCGTTCGTGTTCGGCTCCGGGCTCGCGATCGTGCCGTTCCTCTATGGCGGCGTCGTCACCGAGCATCACTGGCTGAACGACAAGCAGTTCGTGGATGCCGTCGCGGTCGCGATGATCACGCCCGGCCCGGTCGTGATCACCGTCGGCTTCATCGGGTATCTGGTCGCGGGATTCCCGGGCGCACTCGTCGCTTCTCTCGGCACGTTCCTGCCTTGCTATCTGTTCACGGTCATTCCCGCGCCTTACGTGAAGAAATACGGGCACCGGCCCGGCGTCAAGGCGTTCGTGAACGGCATCACCGCCGCAGCCGTCGGCGCGATTACGGGCTCCGTTCTCGTCATCGCGAAGCGATCGATCGTCGATATCCCGACTGCGCTGCTCGCCGTCGCCACGGTGCTGCTGCTGTGGCGTTTCAAGAAATTGCAGGAACCGGTGATCGTGACCGCCGCCGCCGTCATTGGACTCGTGGCGTTCCCGCTGCTTCATCATTGACCTGCGTCGCCGGGAGACGAAAAGCCGCGTTTGAGTTTCGTTGCCTGTCGAAGGCCGTGTCTCCGGCAGGAGTCGCTGCGTGCCTTCCTCAATTCACCGGCACTCGCCAAAGCGAAGCCCGATTCTCCTCGACCGCTTCTTCTCTGACGGCCCGACTACCTGTCGGATCGAATTCCGGCTGATACAGGTAATCCACTCGCCACATCTCGTCGGCCCTCCCGCGCCTCTTTCGGCCGTCACCAAGCGACGCGTCAGCCGGGCACCACCCGCGCCAACCATTCGCCCACGCCGTCCGCCACGTGCTCACGCTCGGGACTGTCGTGCCACACCCGGATCACCTGGCCGATCCGGCCGCCCTTGTCCGGGTCGAGATCGACGCACAGATGGTCGCCGCCGCCGTTGTGGGTGAGCGGGATCCATTTCAGGTTGTACCAGTCGCCGCGAATGCCCGGCTCCGGCTCGCCCTCGTAGCCCGCCAGATCGCCGCTCGCGACCAGGTCGCGCCAGATGGACCACTGCGCGAGGATCTGCCGAGCGGACAGCAGCGTCTCGCCGCCAAACGGTTCGGTACGCCCGGCTTCCTGTCCGTCGTGCAACATCAGGCTCTCTCGCCACGCCTCCGGCAACGCCACGCCGAGCCCCGCCTCGAGCGCGCGCAGATCATCGTCGCTCGCCGGACCGCGGAAAGGCGCCGGTGCATCGGCCGGCAGCGTGCGCCGCCATGTGTCGAGACGCGACCAGGACGCCGCGATCGTGGTGTCCGGCGATGGTGCGGCTGCAGCGCCTGTCGCATCCGCTCGCGTTGCATCGGAAGCTGCCGGGGGCGATTCGTCCACCGCTGGAGATCGAACCGCTTGCGTGTCGTCCACCGCCGCGCGCACAGCCCGCGGGGGCCGGCGCGGCTGGTCGAGCCGCATGAACAGCACCGGCGAGCCCGCTGCCAGCGGCGTCGCCCCCGCCGCAACCGCGACGAGCGCATCGGCTCCGGCGAGCGCGCCGAGCGCATCAGGCCGTTCGCCCGCCAGCGGCGTCACGACCGGCTCACCCGCCGCGCCCGCCGCGAGCCTCGCCCAGCGGAGGTCATTCAGCACTGGATCGCGCGATATCTGCGTGCCAAGTACGCCCGTCTCCCAGTACGGTCCCGGCATGTCCGCAAATTCCAGCAAATCGATCAGCCGACGCAGAATCGTGTGCGCGAGGATCGCGACCTCGCCGGGGTAGCCCGGCAGGTTGACGAGCGTCGCCTGGTCGTAATAGGTGACGACGCGCGATCCGCGCGGCCGGCCCGCCGCATCGGTCAACTCGAACGTGCGGCGCTGCGCCGGCGAACGATTCTCGCTGCGTCCAAAATTGAAGCGAGCCGCGCGCACCTGCTGCAGCGTCACGCGCGCCTCGCTGTACGGAAACACCGGCAACCGGTTCAACGCGGCGTCCTGGTGCGGATCATTCCCCAACACCCCCGTGCCGACCAGCAGGTCGTAGCGCTGCGCAAGCGCGGCAAGCTGGCGGCGAAATGCCAGTTCGGCATCGTGGGATTGCAGCGGAGGCAAGGTCATGTCCGGCGGAGCGACATATTCGAGCGATACGTCGCAGCCCCACTGCTTCAGGAGCGCGTGCAGATAGGGGCCGTTCGCGTCGGGACGCTGCCACGGCAGCCGCTCGCAGCCGGACGGCACGAGGTCGTAGCTCGCGACGACCACGCACACGCGCGGCCGCCGGCTTACCTC from Burkholderia sp. HI2500 harbors:
- a CDS encoding SMI1/KNR4 family protein, producing the protein MTMTNDPSPMPAWLADAYRRCADAVPGGMRVETVPVEQAGGRVLAQAVTAPEALPRLALAAIEGYALRATDAAHASPVRPAMLNVRLQYPILIHRGGDPVARALSAGAAEWLPALAPLPAHADTVVPRTRNRAPDGQQHARLKLDAPPVEGEGVIARGSDYAWGALLLDKGQRIDAEQQALLIAAGVRTVEVSRRPRVCVVVASYDLVPSGCERLPWQRPDANGPYLHALLKQWGCDVSLEYVAPPDMTLPPLQSHDAELAFRRQLAALAQRYDLLVGTGVLGNDPHQDAALNRLPVFPYSEARVTLQQVRAARFNFGRSENRSPAQRRTFELTDAAGRPRGSRVVTYYDQATLVNLPGYPGEVAILAHTILRRLIDLLEFADMPGPYWETGVLGTQISRDPVLNDLRWARLAAGAAGEPVVTPLAGERPDALGALAGADALVAVAAGATPLAAGSPVLFMRLDQPRRPPRAVRAAVDDTQAVRSPAVDESPPAASDATRADATGAAAAPSPDTTIAASWSRLDTWRRTLPADAPAPFRGPASDDDLRALEAGLGVALPEAWRESLMLHDGQEAGRTEPFGGETLLSARQILAQWSIWRDLVASGDLAGYEGEPEPGIRGDWYNLKWIPLTHNGGGDHLCVDLDPDKGGRIGQVIRVWHDSPEREHVADGVGEWLARVVPG